A stretch of Acidimicrobiales bacterium DNA encodes these proteins:
- a CDS encoding sigma-70 family RNA polymerase sigma factor — protein MAKERVERDEEDLVRLYLTDIGQYPLLTKEDEVRLAQEIEGGTEARTEMDAADGELTPAKKRELRRAIQKGEAAERTFVQSNLRLVVSIAKKYQASGLPLLDLIQEGNLGLMHAVEKFDWRKGFKFSTYATWWIRQAITRGIANTGRTIRLPVHAGDTLARLQKARARLELKYGRPATLAELAIEVEMPEEKVTEALRFAAEPLSLSEPLREDGDAELGDVVEDRGADSPFEVAATALLPDEISRLLAPLDEREREILKLRFGLDRGEPRTLEEVGEHFNLTRERIRQIEARAMSKLRHPSSDTGARDLLSV, from the coding sequence GTGGCGAAGGAACGTGTCGAACGGGACGAAGAGGATCTTGTTCGGCTCTACCTCACCGATATCGGCCAGTACCCACTCCTGACGAAGGAGGACGAGGTCCGCCTCGCCCAGGAGATCGAGGGTGGCACCGAAGCCCGCACGGAGATGGACGCCGCCGACGGCGAGCTCACTCCGGCCAAGAAGCGCGAACTGCGGCGCGCGATCCAGAAGGGCGAGGCTGCCGAACGCACCTTCGTGCAGTCCAACCTGCGCCTCGTCGTGTCGATCGCCAAGAAGTACCAGGCCTCCGGTCTGCCGCTGCTGGATCTCATCCAGGAGGGCAACCTCGGCCTCATGCACGCCGTCGAGAAGTTCGACTGGCGCAAGGGCTTCAAGTTCTCCACCTACGCCACCTGGTGGATCCGCCAGGCGATCACCCGCGGCATCGCCAACACCGGCCGCACGATCCGCCTCCCGGTCCACGCCGGCGACACGCTCGCCCGGCTCCAGAAGGCCCGCGCCCGCCTCGAGCTGAAGTACGGCCGTCCGGCCACGCTCGCCGAGCTGGCCATCGAAGTCGAGATGCCCGAGGAGAAGGTCACCGAAGCCCTGCGCTTCGCGGCCGAACCGCTGTCGCTCTCCGAGCCGTTGCGTGAGGACGGCGATGCCGAACTCGGCGACGTCGTCGAGGATCGCGGCGCCGACTCGCCGTTCGAGGTCGCCGCCACCGCGCTGCTGCCCGACGAGATCTCCCGACTGCTGGCCCCGCTCGACGAACGTGAACGCGAGATCCTCAAGCTGCGCTTCGGTCTCGACCGGGGCGAGCCCCGCACCCTCGAAGAGGTCGGCGAGCACTTCAACCTCACCCGTGAGCGGATCCGTCAGATCGAAGCTCGCGCGATGTCGAAGCTGCGCCACCCGTCGAGCGACACCGGCGCCCGCGACCTCCTGAGCGTCTGA
- a CDS encoding HAD-IB family hydrolase: MADQPRTEAAFFDLDKTVIAKAAMLAFGPRLQQEGLLNRWLVVRALWGQIVFRYLGADEGRMQKMRETALRIAVGWEKDTISALVDNALTEVIDPLVYAEALELIESHREAGRRVYLVSASPEEIVLPMARHLGVDDAIATRARVDADGRYTGEVEFYSAGIHKVEAIEREADRHALDLEQSFAYSDSITDLPMLECVGHPVAVNPDRGLLKEAEARGWEIRTFEHPRPLREGSIAAPRPRTIGASAVGVGLAAGAALLWRTRRARPKSRWPW, translated from the coding sequence ATGGCCGACCAGCCGCGCACCGAAGCGGCGTTCTTCGATCTCGACAAGACCGTCATCGCGAAGGCGGCCATGCTCGCGTTCGGGCCGCGGCTCCAGCAGGAGGGTCTGCTGAACCGATGGCTCGTCGTGCGCGCCCTGTGGGGCCAGATCGTCTTCCGCTACCTCGGGGCCGACGAGGGACGCATGCAGAAGATGCGCGAGACCGCGTTGCGCATCGCCGTCGGCTGGGAGAAGGACACGATCTCCGCCCTCGTCGACAATGCCCTCACCGAGGTGATCGACCCCCTCGTCTACGCCGAAGCGCTCGAGCTGATCGAGTCACATCGTGAGGCCGGCCGACGGGTCTACCTCGTGTCGGCGTCACCCGAGGAGATCGTCCTGCCGATGGCCCGTCACCTCGGGGTCGACGACGCCATCGCCACCCGGGCCCGCGTCGACGCCGACGGTCGCTACACCGGCGAGGTCGAGTTCTACTCCGCCGGCATCCACAAGGTGGAGGCCATCGAGCGCGAAGCGGACCGCCACGCGCTCGATCTCGAGCAGTCGTTCGCCTACTCGGACTCGATCACCGATCTCCCGATGCTGGAGTGCGTCGGACACCCCGTCGCGGTGAACCCAGACCGCGGTCTGCTCAAGGAAGCCGAGGCCCGGGGGTGGGAGATCCGCACCTTCGAGCACCCCCGCCCGCTGCGGGAGGGGTCGATCGCCGCGCCGCGGCCGCGCACCATCGGTGCGAGCGCCGTGGGCGTGGGGCTGGCCGCCGGCGCGGCGCTGCTGTGGAGGACACGCCGGGCCCGCCCGAAGTCGCGCTGGCCGTGGTGA
- a CDS encoding transglutaminase-like domain-containing protein, whose amino-acid sequence MIPSRDALDFYASPGPMTDLTPHAGALRDAPTDPAGIASMVQGLLVHPHWAAAYDVLDVTERQAELQARGATALLTGVLTRDDRPLTEARTPQGRFLGNCRDFSTLSVALLRRAGTPARARCGFGGYFEPGKWVDHWIVEHWDGVRWVQLDAQLDALQSEVTGVADPTDLPEDHFLSAGDAWQRTRAGELDPDTFGILDMWGAWFIAGNVGRDLASLNKIEMLPWDDWGALAGDENTAAPDTLVDEISALLLTEDTAAIRSRYESTARLRVGPEVMSLTETGEWGPSTVLELA is encoded by the coding sequence ATGATCCCCTCCCGTGACGCGCTCGACTTCTACGCGTCTCCGGGACCGATGACCGACCTGACCCCTCACGCCGGCGCACTCCGCGACGCCCCGACCGACCCCGCGGGCATCGCGTCGATGGTGCAGGGGCTGCTCGTCCACCCCCACTGGGCCGCGGCCTACGACGTGCTCGACGTCACCGAGCGCCAGGCGGAGCTCCAGGCCCGCGGCGCGACGGCACTTCTGACCGGCGTGCTCACCCGCGACGACCGACCCTTGACCGAAGCCCGCACGCCACAGGGGCGGTTCCTCGGGAACTGCCGCGACTTCTCGACGCTGTCCGTCGCACTGCTGCGCCGGGCCGGCACGCCGGCGCGGGCCCGCTGCGGGTTCGGCGGCTACTTCGAGCCGGGCAAGTGGGTCGACCACTGGATCGTCGAACACTGGGACGGCGTCCGCTGGGTGCAACTCGACGCCCAACTCGACGCCCTCCAGTCCGAGGTGACCGGCGTCGCCGACCCGACGGATCTCCCCGAGGACCACTTCCTCTCGGCCGGCGACGCCTGGCAACGCACGCGTGCGGGCGAACTCGATCCCGACACGTTCGGCATTCTCGACATGTGGGGCGCCTGGTTCATCGCCGGCAACGTGGGGCGCGACCTCGCGTCGCTCAACAAGATCGAGATGCTGCCATGGGACGACTGGGGCGCCCTCGCCGGCGACGAGAACACCGCCGCCCCCGACACGCTCGTCGACGAGATCAGCGCGCTCCTGCTCACCGAGGACACCGCGGCGATCCGCTCCCGCTACGAGTCGACCGCCCGGCTCCGGGTCGGGCCGGAGGTCATGTCGCTCACCGAGACGGGCGAGTGGGGGCCGAGCACCGTCCTCGAACTCGCCTGA